A single window of Salvelinus namaycush isolate Seneca chromosome 11, SaNama_1.0, whole genome shotgun sequence DNA harbors:
- the LOC120056046 gene encoding vasculin-like protein 1 isoform X2, producing the protein MAQHDFVPAWLNFSTPQPAKSSAASLEKHGDPHHHRNSRTAVSRRRHNSSDGFFNNGPLHAPAGDGWQQPSLLLRHDSVDSGVAKGGHGGLAGGSCWKEAHPTWHGAPRAAQDRHHHPGRQPKRHGTGGGDRQGGHRQRNGNFHPRKSAPGTLYQDKFPNDEHSREDNLKFVEEDFPSLNPETTGKPGNQMRPVAPHAGVWENPPSGKQMVSKMLVIKKVSKEDPGCTAFSTGFASSGAPPINGSKALPTIASSTHSVYKNLVSKSAMVPTKPPQWKPSGRDSTKPGLHLSGRDSVFTSPVSAAKPSATATQLHSHNTPKERPFSTTPPIDIASSSRLKLMRRGPDRKSDFLRTLKDEITGDLTSSSSPGTPGEGKSSTPEPKAYSQGVCNENGLSHSLSDSDTDHLSSSLEAEHRLLKAMGWQEYPENDDSFLPLTQEELREFQTKTEHVLVLPS; encoded by the exons TCCTCTGCAGCCAGCCTAGAGAAGCATGGCGACCCCCATCACCACCGGAACAGCCGTACTGCCGTGAGCCGCCGCCGACACAACTCCTCCGATGGCTTCTTTAACAACGGGCCCCTGCATGCCCCCGCAG gtgatGGGTGGCAGCAGCCCTCTCTCCTCCTGAGACATGACTCTGTGGACTCTGGGGTGGCGAAGGGGGGGCATGGTGGTCTAGCGGGGGGGTCCTGCTGGAAGGAGGCTCATCCCACCTGGCACGGGGCGCCACGGGCGGCACAGGACAGGCACCACCACCCGGGGCGCCAACCCAAACGCCATGGGACGGGAGGAGGGGACAGGCAGGGGGGACACCGGCAGCGCAACGGCAACTTCCATCCCCGCAAGAGCGCCCCTGGGACCCTCTACCAGGACAAGTTCCCCAATGATGAACACAGCAGGGAGGACAATCTGAAGTTTGTGGAAGAGGACTTT CCCTCCCTTAACCCTGAAACAACTGGAAAGCCTGGGAACCAGATGAGGCCAGTGGCTCCTCACGCTGGAGTATGGG AGAACCCGCCTAGTGGCAAACAGATGGTGTCTAAGATGCTGGTGATCAAGAAGGTTTCCAAGGAGGACCCAGGATGCACTGCGTTCTCTACTGGCTTCGCCAGCTCCGGAGCCCCGCCCATCAATGGCAGCAAAGCCCTGCCCACCATTGCTAGCTCTACCCACTCAGTCTATAAGAACCTGGTGTCCAAGTCTGCCATGGTGCCCACCAAGCCCCCTCAGTGGAAGCCGAGTGGGAGAGACTCCACCAAGCCTGGCCTCCACCTGTCAGGACGAGACTCTGTCTTCACCAGCCCTGTGTCTGCAGCCAAACCCTCCGCCACCGCCACCCAGCTACATAGCCACAACACCCCCAAAGAG CGTCCTTTCAGTACGACTCCTCCCATAGATATCGCCTCTTCGTCACGGCTGAAGCTGATGCGGCGCGGACCAGACCGGAAGAGTGACTTCCTGCGGACGCTGAAGGACGAGATCACCGGTGACCTGACCTCCAGCAGCAGCCCTGGGACACCTGGAGAG GGCAAGAGCAGCACCCCAGAGCCCAAAGCCTACAGCCAGGGAGTCTGCAATGAGAACGGCCTGTCTCACTCCCTCAGCGACTCAGACACTGATCACTTGTCTAGCTCACTGGAGGCAGAACACCG GTTACTGAAGGCCATGGGCTGGCAGGAATACCCAGAAAACGATGACAGCTTCCTGCCCCTGACTCAGGAAGAGCTCAGAGAGTTCCAGACTAAAACTGAACAT GTTCTTGTTCTTCCTAGCTGA
- the LOC120056046 gene encoding vasculin-like protein 1 isoform X1, with product MAQHDFVPAWLNFSTPQPAKSSAASLEKHGDPHHHRNSRTAVSRRRHNSSDGFFNNGPLHAPAGDGWQQPSLLLRHDSVDSGVAKGGHGGLAGGSCWKEAHPTWHGAPRAAQDRHHHPGRQPKRHGTGGGDRQGGHRQRNGNFHPRKSAPGTLYQDKFPNDEHSREDNLKFVEEDFPSLNPETTGKPGNQMRPVAPHAGVWENPPSGKQMVSKMLVIKKVSKEDPGCTAFSTGFASSGAPPINGSKALPTIASSTHSVYKNLVSKSAMVPTKPPQWKPSGRDSTKPGLHLSGRDSVFTSPVSAAKPSATATQLHSHNTPKERPFSTTPPIDIASSSRLKLMRRGPDRKSDFLRTLKDEITGDLTSSSSPGTPGEGKSSTPEPKAYSQGVCNENGLSHSLSDSDTDHLSSSLEAEHRLLKAMGWQEYPENDDSFLPLTQEELREFQTKTEHLKRNGIISLHFTHWRCVAEAHLQKDGGSESETSSQTSDDDDVNLTKWL from the exons TCCTCTGCAGCCAGCCTAGAGAAGCATGGCGACCCCCATCACCACCGGAACAGCCGTACTGCCGTGAGCCGCCGCCGACACAACTCCTCCGATGGCTTCTTTAACAACGGGCCCCTGCATGCCCCCGCAG gtgatGGGTGGCAGCAGCCCTCTCTCCTCCTGAGACATGACTCTGTGGACTCTGGGGTGGCGAAGGGGGGGCATGGTGGTCTAGCGGGGGGGTCCTGCTGGAAGGAGGCTCATCCCACCTGGCACGGGGCGCCACGGGCGGCACAGGACAGGCACCACCACCCGGGGCGCCAACCCAAACGCCATGGGACGGGAGGAGGGGACAGGCAGGGGGGACACCGGCAGCGCAACGGCAACTTCCATCCCCGCAAGAGCGCCCCTGGGACCCTCTACCAGGACAAGTTCCCCAATGATGAACACAGCAGGGAGGACAATCTGAAGTTTGTGGAAGAGGACTTT CCCTCCCTTAACCCTGAAACAACTGGAAAGCCTGGGAACCAGATGAGGCCAGTGGCTCCTCACGCTGGAGTATGGG AGAACCCGCCTAGTGGCAAACAGATGGTGTCTAAGATGCTGGTGATCAAGAAGGTTTCCAAGGAGGACCCAGGATGCACTGCGTTCTCTACTGGCTTCGCCAGCTCCGGAGCCCCGCCCATCAATGGCAGCAAAGCCCTGCCCACCATTGCTAGCTCTACCCACTCAGTCTATAAGAACCTGGTGTCCAAGTCTGCCATGGTGCCCACCAAGCCCCCTCAGTGGAAGCCGAGTGGGAGAGACTCCACCAAGCCTGGCCTCCACCTGTCAGGACGAGACTCTGTCTTCACCAGCCCTGTGTCTGCAGCCAAACCCTCCGCCACCGCCACCCAGCTACATAGCCACAACACCCCCAAAGAG CGTCCTTTCAGTACGACTCCTCCCATAGATATCGCCTCTTCGTCACGGCTGAAGCTGATGCGGCGCGGACCAGACCGGAAGAGTGACTTCCTGCGGACGCTGAAGGACGAGATCACCGGTGACCTGACCTCCAGCAGCAGCCCTGGGACACCTGGAGAG GGCAAGAGCAGCACCCCAGAGCCCAAAGCCTACAGCCAGGGAGTCTGCAATGAGAACGGCCTGTCTCACTCCCTCAGCGACTCAGACACTGATCACTTGTCTAGCTCACTGGAGGCAGAACACCG GTTACTGAAGGCCATGGGCTGGCAGGAATACCCAGAAAACGATGACAGCTTCCTGCCCCTGACTCAGGAAGAGCTCAGAGAGTTCCAGACTAAAACTGAACAT CTGAAGAGGAATGGGATCATCTCCCTCCACTTCACCCACTGGAGGTGTGTGGCCGAGGCCCACTTACAAAAGGACGGGGGCTCCGAGTCTGAAACCAGCAGCCAGACCTCAGACGACGATGATGTCAACCTGACGAAGTGGCTTTAA